Genomic segment of Caproiciproducens sp. NJN-50:
TATTATCCGCTTTCCACACTGATGCTTGCGGGAATTCAGGAAATTCTGATTATTTCAACGCCGGGCGATCTGCATCATTTTGAATCTCTGCTGGGGGACGGCTCAAGCTACGGGATTCGATTATCCTACCAGGCCCAGCCGTCGCCGGGCGGGCTTGCGCAGGCCTTCTTGCTGGGGGAACAATTTATTCAGGGAAATCCGTGTGCCATGATCCTCGGCGACAACATTTTTTATGGGAGCGGACTGATTCGCCATTTACGCAGGGCCGCCCAGACAGAAAAAGGAGCGACGGTCTTCGGATATTACGTCGACAATCCGCAGCGGTTCGGCATCGTGGAATTCGATCAGACAGGAAAAGCCGTTTCTCTGGAGGAGAAACCGTCCTCCCCCTTGTCTCATTATGCTGTCACAGGACTCTATTTTTATGACGGGAAGGCCAGCAGCTACGCAAAAGAATTAAAACCGTCGGACCGCGGGGAACTTGAAATCACGGATTTGAATAAAATCTACTTGGAAAAAGATCAACTGAATGTTGTTACTTTGGGCAGAGGGTATGCCTGGCTGGACGCCGGAACCGTCGACTCCCTTGCGGACGCAACTGAATTTGTCCGGGTCATCGAGTCAAGACAGGGGATTCAGATCGCCGCGATTGAAGAGATTGCCTTCCAGAACGGCTGGATCACCGGAGAAAAGCTGTTGGCAGCGGCTCAAAAATACGGAGCCACCCCCTACGGGAAGCACCTGCGGCGCGTTGCCGAGAAGAGAATTATTCATTAGAGGAGAACAACTATGACTTTACTGCCTACCGATCTTTTAGACGTCTACCTGCTTGAACCGAAGGTTTTCGGCGACTCCCGGGGCTGGTTTATGGAAACCTGGTCGGCAAGGGAACTGGAACAAGCCGGTCTGCGTTACGTCTTCGTGCAAGACAACCAGTCTTATTCTGCGAAAAAAGGAACTCTGCGCGGCATTCATTTTCAAGAAGGAGAGGTGGCTCAGGCCAAACTGGTTCGCTGCGGCCGCGGCGCTGTCCTTGATGCCGCGGTCGATCTGCGAAAAGGATCTCCCAGCTATAAAAAATGGATCGCAGTGGAGCTTTCGGCGGAAAACAAGCGCCAGCTGTTAATTCCCCGCGGCTTCGGGCACGGATTTCTTACTTTGACCGACGACGTAGAATTTTTGTATAAGGAAGACAATTTTTATTGCCCGGAAGCCGACCGCAATTTTCTTTGGAATGATTCTGAAATCGGCATTGACTGGGGAATTCAGACTCCTGTTTTATCAGAAAAAGATGCGAAGGCGCCAAGATTTTGTGATTGCGGCGCCAATTTCATTTATCAGCCGGAGAGAAGGGATTGACCTGCAACCCCGGCATGTAATCAATCTCAGATCGATTTGTTCGGAGGGATTGCTTTGAAAATCGCAGTAACCGGAGGGGCCGGATTCATCGGCGGGAACTTCATCCGCTATTTGCTGAAAAACCACCCGCAGGATGAAGTCGTCTGTTTTGACGCGCTGACCTACGCGGGAAATCTGGAATCGTTGGGGGACATCCTCGAACGACCCGGTTTTACCTTCCTTCGCGGCGACATCACAAACCGCAGCGAAGTCGATTCGCTGTTTGAGAAAGAGCGGCCTGACATTCTCGTGAACTTTGCCGCTGAAAGCCATGTGGACCGGTCGATCCAAAACCCGGGGCTCTTTTTGCAGACCAATACGGTTGGAACCGGCATACTGCTGGACGCCTGCCGCAAATTCGGCATCGAGCGGTTCCACCAGGTTTCGACCGACGAAGTTTACGGCGATCTGCCGCTAGACCGGCGCGACCTGTTTTTTACAGAGAATACTCCCATCAACACATCAAGTCCTTACTCCGCGTCAAAAGCCTCCGCCGATCTTTTGGCGATGGCTTATCACCGCACGTATCAGGTCCCCGTCACCATTTCCCGCTGCTCCAATAATTACGGGCCCTATCAGTTTCCGGAAAAACTGATTCCGCTCATGATCGCAAACGCGCTTCAGGAGCTGCCTCTTCCGGTCTACGGAAAAGGCGCGAATATCCGTGACTGGCTGTACGTGGAAGATCATTGTTCCGCCATCGACCTTATCCTTCGAAAAGGAAAAGCCGGCGAAATTTACAATATCGGCGGTCATAACGAGCGCGCAAACCTTCAGGTTGTAAAGGCGGTTCTCCGCGAGCTTGACAAACCGGAAAGCCTGATCCGGTTTGTCACAGACCGCCCCGGCCACGACCTGCGGTACGCCATCGACCCAACTAAGATTCACCGGGAACTCGGCTGGCTGCCAACGACAAAATTTGAAGACGGGATCCATACAACCATAGAGTGGTATTTACACCACAAAACATGGCGGGAACACATCGCCACCGGAGAATACCGCGATTACTACGAAAAATGGATCGAAACAGGTGATTGCCGATGAAGATCACAGTGACCGGAGTAAAAGGTCAGCTTGGCTACGACGTTATGAAAGTTCTGCATCAGCGCGGAGACGATGCCGTCGGCGTGGATATCGATGATTTTGATATCACGGATTCTTCCGCCGTATTGTCCTTCCTTGAATCCGGACGCCCGGACGCCGTGATCCACTGTTCCGCTTACACTGCGGTCGACCGCGCGGAAGAAAACGAAAAGCTCTGCAGGGCGGTCAATGTCGACGGCACCTGCAACATTGCCGCTGCGTGCAAAAAGATCGGCGCAAAAATGGTATTTCTCAGCACAGACTATGTGTTTGAAGGGACTGGCACTCAGGCTCATGAGGTTGATGACAAAAAGGCGCCCCCTAACGTCTACGGCCGTTCCAAGTTGGAAGGTGAAGACGCCGTCCGGAAAATCCTGGCCCGGCACTTCATCGTCCGCACTTCGTGGGTGTTCGGCAAGAATGGGAATAATTTTGTAAAGACAATGCTCCGGCTTGGAAAGCAGGGCGGAGAGATCAACGTGGTGAACGACCAGGTTGGTTCCCCCACCTACACTGCCGACCTCGCTCCCCTGCTCCGCGACATGATTGACACTGAAAAATTTGGGACATATCACGCTACAAACCAAGGATACTGCAGCTGGGCGGATTTTGCCATGGAGATTTTCCGACAGGCAGGCTACCCGACAAAGGTGAATTTTGTCCCGTCATCTCTTTATCCCACAAAAGCGAAGCGGCCTTTGAATTCTCGGTTGAGCAAAAAAAGCATTGAGAAAGCAGGATTCCATTTACTTCCCGCCTGGCAGAACGCTCTAGCCCGGTATTTGAAGGAGATAAAAGAACTTCCATAATTTCGATCAAAATCAAATCATTTGGAAATTTATCGCTGGACAGGAATCTTTTTTAGATTTCCTGTCCTTTTATTGTATGAGAGTCTTCTAAAGCTAAACTTACGAAAAGAAAAAATTGTCAAATTCTACTATGTTTCATACTATGGGATAAAGGGCTTATAAAAAGTCATTTTGCCATAATGAGATTCTTATTGTCCTATGAATGTAAAACTTAACCTACTATTACAATAAAGGTGAGCGGTGATTCATATATGTATTCTTCCAGCTACCCATATTCAGCAAACAACTGTGTCCCGGACGACAATAAAAACAGATATCCACAAAGCAATTATAGTACGTATTATTATAATCAATGTCATAATAATGGAATGTCAAATTGCTGTAACCCATGCAACTGCTGCGATCCATGTCGGTTTTTAAGGTCAACGGGACCAACCGGACCAACGGGGCCAACGGGACCCGCCGGCGCCCCCGGAGGCGACACCGGACCGACAGGTTTCACCGGGCCAACGGGAGCTACCGGACCCACGGGCTTTACCGGACCGACAGGTGATCCCGGACCTACGGGAGCTACCGGACCCACGGGCTTTACCGGACCGACGGGTGATCCCGGACCTACGGGAGCTACCGGGCCGACGGGCAATACCGGACCAACAGGTTTCACCGGACCGACGGGAGCTACCGGACCCACGGGCTTTACCGGACCGACGGGTGATCCCGGACCTACGGGAGCTACCGGGCCGACGGGCAATACCGGACCAACAGGTTTCACCGGGCCGACTGGCGACACTGGACCTACTGGTTTCACCGGGCCGACTGGCGACACTGGACCTACTGGCTTTACCGGACCGACTGGTGATCCCGGACCGACGGGAGCTACCGGGCCAACGGGCGACACCGGACCGACTGGTGATCCCGGACCTACGGGAGCTACCGGGCCAACGGGCGACACCGGACCTACTGGCTTTACCGGACCCACCGGCGACACAGGACCTACTGGCTTTACCGGACCCACCGGCGACACAGGACCTACTGGCTTTACCGGACCCACCGGCCTTGCCGGACTACTTGGCGCTACCGGACCCACTGGCTTTACCGGACCGACCGGCGCTACCGGACCCACTGGCTTTACCGGACCGACCGGCGACACCGGACCTACTGGCTTTACCGGGCCGACTGGCTTTACCGGGCCCACCGGTGACACCGGACCTACTGGCTTTACCGGACCCACCGGCCTTGCCGGACTACTTGGCGCTACCGGACCCACTGGCTTTACCGGACCGACCGGCGATACCGGACCTACTGGCTTTACCGGGCCCACCGGTGACACCGGACCTACTGGCTTTACCGGACCCACCGGCCTTGCCGGACTACTTGGCGCTACCGGACCCACTGGCTTTACCGGGCCGACCGGCGCTACCGGGCCCACTGGCTTTACCGGACCCACCGGCGACACCGGACCTACTGGCTTTACCGGACCCACCGGCGACACAGGGCCTACTGGCTTTACCGGACCCACCGGCGACACCGGACCTACTGGCTTTACCGGACCCACCGGTGACACCGGACCTACTGGCTTTACCGGACCCACCGGCCTTGCCGGACTACTTGGCGCTACCGGACCCACTGGCTTTACCGGGCCGACTGGCTTTACCGGACCAACAGGTGA
This window contains:
- the rfbD gene encoding dTDP-4-dehydrorhamnose reductase, with the translated sequence MKITVTGVKGQLGYDVMKVLHQRGDDAVGVDIDDFDITDSSAVLSFLESGRPDAVIHCSAYTAVDRAEENEKLCRAVNVDGTCNIAAACKKIGAKMVFLSTDYVFEGTGTQAHEVDDKKAPPNVYGRSKLEGEDAVRKILARHFIVRTSWVFGKNGNNFVKTMLRLGKQGGEINVVNDQVGSPTYTADLAPLLRDMIDTEKFGTYHATNQGYCSWADFAMEIFRQAGYPTKVNFVPSSLYPTKAKRPLNSRLSKKSIEKAGFHLLPAWQNALARYLKEIKELP
- the rfbC gene encoding dTDP-4-dehydrorhamnose 3,5-epimerase, encoding MTLLPTDLLDVYLLEPKVFGDSRGWFMETWSARELEQAGLRYVFVQDNQSYSAKKGTLRGIHFQEGEVAQAKLVRCGRGAVLDAAVDLRKGSPSYKKWIAVELSAENKRQLLIPRGFGHGFLTLTDDVEFLYKEDNFYCPEADRNFLWNDSEIGIDWGIQTPVLSEKDAKAPRFCDCGANFIYQPERRD
- the rfbA gene encoding glucose-1-phosphate thymidylyltransferase RfbA, with the protein product MKGIILAGGSGTRLYPLTMVTSKQLLPIYDKPMIYYPLSTLMLAGIQEILIISTPGDLHHFESLLGDGSSYGIRLSYQAQPSPGGLAQAFLLGEQFIQGNPCAMILGDNIFYGSGLIRHLRRAAQTEKGATVFGYYVDNPQRFGIVEFDQTGKAVSLEEKPSSPLSHYAVTGLYFYDGKASSYAKELKPSDRGELEITDLNKIYLEKDQLNVVTLGRGYAWLDAGTVDSLADATEFVRVIESRQGIQIAAIEEIAFQNGWITGEKLLAAAQKYGATPYGKHLRRVAEKRIIH
- the rfbB gene encoding dTDP-glucose 4,6-dehydratase codes for the protein MKIAVTGGAGFIGGNFIRYLLKNHPQDEVVCFDALTYAGNLESLGDILERPGFTFLRGDITNRSEVDSLFEKERPDILVNFAAESHVDRSIQNPGLFLQTNTVGTGILLDACRKFGIERFHQVSTDEVYGDLPLDRRDLFFTENTPINTSSPYSASKASADLLAMAYHRTYQVPVTISRCSNNYGPYQFPEKLIPLMIANALQELPLPVYGKGANIRDWLYVEDHCSAIDLILRKGKAGEIYNIGGHNERANLQVVKAVLRELDKPESLIRFVTDRPGHDLRYAIDPTKIHRELGWLPTTKFEDGIHTTIEWYLHHKTWREHIATGEYRDYYEKWIETGDCR